CGACCTTCGCCTCCGCGAAAGGGGGGCGACAGGATCGGCCCCACCCGTCGGGGCAATGGCTCGAAGGTGATGCTCGTCACCGACGGCAAGGGGACGCCGTTGGGACTGCATGTCGACAGCGCCTCGCCGGGTGAGACCACGCTTTTGGAAACCGTTCTCGATGATGTCCGTGTCCCGCGGACGCGTCTTCCCCGATTGATTGCCGACCGGGGTTACGACAGTGATCCGCTGCGCCGAGTCCTGAGGCGACGCGGCACACAACTGATCGCCCCACACCGCATCTCGCGCACACGCTCCGCCCCTCAGGACGGGCGACCGTTGCGCCGGTACCGGCGACGCTGGATTGTCGAACGCACCTTCGCGTGGTTGCATCGGTTCCGTCGTCTGGTTGTCCGCTACGAATACTACGCGGTGATGTTCCTGGCGTTCCTTCACGTCGCCTGCCTCATCATCGCACTCAGGAGGTTATGAAACTGACTCTAGACCTTAGCGAGCTTTCGAAGCAATTGTCGGTATGTGTTTATGAATTCTGAAATGTGTTCACCCGCGACATAGAAAATTCCAGAGTCGTACCCGTGAGATTCGTCGAGTTCCAGCTCTTTTCTTACTTTGTGTACCGTTTCTTTCGGCACATCACTGCCTTCGTCCTGATAGTGGATTTGAGTGGTCAGATGGCCTCTCGTGATGTTGATTCGATTCCCTTTCGAGGGATTTGCTAAGCTGCATTGGTACCGCTCTAGGATTTGTCGTAGCTGTCTGAACTGGAGAGGGTGTTCATGTCGTTGGACTTGGCGAATTCGCCTATTAATCCAAAATGCGCAATACTGCGTCTCCGGATCGGCTCCGATTACTTGCTCACCATCTTTCTGAAGCAGATTGTGATCCGCCAGTCTGAGTAGGAAATCGTAGATTTCGTCCTCAGTGGCAGTGAATATCCACGAATTCTTATCAAGAAAGACCAGCAACGAAACGAGCGCCGCACGCTTATTTCCGTTGTGAAATGGGTGATTCAAAACGATCGAGTGAACTAACGCGGCACCGGCCATCGCGACTGAAGGATACTTGTCCGCTTCTCCGAGGCAAGTCTTCGGTCGATGTACGGCCGATTCCAGCAGATCAATGCTCCGTACGCCAGGTGGATCAATAGGGTCGCGAGATGAGGCAAAGTCGTTCACAAGCCGAGCGTGGATTTCGGCGACCTCGGCCGAGCTCAAGTATGCCAATTCCTGAGGTCTACCGATCAACTGCCAATCTGGTGAGCTCTTCTTGTGTCTCTCAACCTTTGTTGCATCGGTTAATGGTCGAGAAGTGAGCAGTCGGTCAGCTTTGAAGAATTCGGAGCTTTTGCTCACCATGGATGAGCCGGTCGATGGTTTGAGTCTGATTCCGAGGGCGATCTCAGCATCAGAGAGCATCGCTCGCGGAATCCTGGAGAGCCGTCGTTTCCTCAGTATCTTTGCCCGATGCAGAATTTCGCGGACAACTTCTTCCGACTGCTGTGATCGGCAAGCCAAGCTCTGAATCGTGTACTTCGAAGGTACTAGACCCTGCGGGGCGATTCCGAGCACTTCCCGAACACGGTCGATCTGGGAACCGGGGACGCAATCGCAGACATTAAGAACTTGAACGCCCGCCTCCATCAACATAAGCAAGGCAACGTCGGCCTCCAGTTTGGATTCCGCGATTAATGTGCTAATGGGGTAGTAGCTTCGCCTCTTCATTCAACCAGCGATTCCGGTGGGCCTGCCCCTCGATACAGGATCATCGAGTCTGAGAACTCCAACGACATCTCGTGCCCGTAGAACACCGAGTTGTACTGTCGTCCAAGGGCGCTCTTTTCCGTTGAAATGATGCCAGATGGCATTGTACCGGCCCACACTCGATTGGGAGCCCCCACGCGCGGACTCCGTACTCAAACGACGTTTTGAATCTATCTCTCATCTCCCTGTCCCGCCATAGTGATTTCTCAATCGTCTTCCCGAACCCTATGCAACTTCTGACGGCTGTTTCCGTCTAGAAATGCTTAGTCGGAGTGTCCCGGCTGCTCATCGGAGGGGAAGATGGAAAACACTGGAGTTGGAAAGGCTGCGAGTTGCAAACAACGTCTCTGTTCGGGCTGTTTTCATGCTATTTTGTTGGCTGGTATAGTATTGCTAGTAACGGCCACGTCGGCATCCGCGGCCGACAACCGGCCGTCCTTCTGCGATGGCGATGGACTGCTTGCGCGCTTCGCCGAGTGGGTGTCTGTCGATGTCTTCGATGGCCGCGGCACTTCGGTGACCACCGATGGATTCGGACGGACCACCGCCACCTGGTCGGATGGGACCAACAAACTCAAGGTGCGCATCGAGGGGACAGTCAAGTTCGGCGAGGATGACCGTACGATTGACGACCTCTCCAAGAGCGGCCGGATCTTGATCTGGGAGAAGCGCGACTCCCGCGTGACCGAACTGGACGTCCGCGCCGACCGCCAGGGGGATCTCGATTATGAATACAACGTCGACGGCCGGGAGCGGCCTTTCGACGATGCGGGCCGGGCGTGGCTGGCGACCGTGCTGGTCGACCTCATCCGCAAGACCGGCATCGGCGCCGAGGAGCGCGCCAACCGTATTCTCGACCGCGACGGTGTCCCCGGACTGATTGCCGAAGTTGCCCATGTCGAAAGCGACTATGTCCTGCGCCGCTTCGTCGGCGAGGCGTTCAAGCGCCCCGCGCTGACCGCCGCCGAGTGCTCCGATATCCTCGAGGTGGCGGCGATGCGGATGGAATCCGACTACGAGAAGGCCGAACTGCTTCTGACCGTCGCCGAGCACCGCAACTGGGATCCCTCGCTCACCGCCGACTACGTCGCCGTGGCCTCGACCATGGACTCCGATTATGAGATTCGCCGCGCCCTGTCCGCCATCGAGCTCGATGCCAAAGACGGCCCCGAAGTCATGAACGCGGTCCTGCAGATCGCCGCACGGATGGAATCCGACTACGAAACCGCCGAGCTGCTCATCTCCTTCGCGCCGCAGTGCACGGGTTCCGAACGGCTCATGCCGATGTATGTCGACGCGGCTGCCGGGATTGAATCCGGGTACGAGGCGCGCCGCGCCCTGACCGCCCTGGATTGGCGCTCCGATCCGCCGGTGGAAGCGGTGGTCGGGGCGTTGCGGATCGCCGCGCGGATGGAATCCGACTACGAGGCCGCCGAATTGCTGGGCGAACTGGTGCCGCAGTCCCGCGACGGCGCCGCGGCGACAAATGCATTCATGAGCGCGGTCGCCGCCATCGAGTCCGATTACGACGCCGCCCGCGCGTTGACCGGGTTTACCGACACTCCACACCTCAATGCCGCCGCGACACGGGCGGCCCTGGCGGCCGCTCGCGGCATCTCCTCCAGTTACGAGCAGGGGGGAGTCCTGCGGTCGCTGTTGCCTCATTGCCGCGGCGATGAAGCGCTCGAGGATGAATTCCTCGCAGCGGCGGATGACGTCGACGGCGACTACGAACGCGAGCAACTCTACTCCGAATTCTACCGCGCCGACAGGGAGGCAC
This DNA window, taken from bacterium, encodes the following:
- a CDS encoding type II toxin-antitoxin system death-on-curing family toxin, giving the protein MKRRSYYPISTLIAESKLEADVALLMLMEAGVQVLNVCDCVPGSQIDRVREVLGIAPQGLVPSKYTIQSLACRSQQSEEVVREILHRAKILRKRRLSRIPRAMLSDAEIALGIRLKPSTGSSMVSKSSEFFKADRLLTSRPLTDATKVERHKKSSPDWQLIGRPQELAYLSSAEVAEIHARLVNDFASSRDPIDPPGVRSIDLLESAVHRPKTCLGEADKYPSVAMAGAALVHSIVLNHPFHNGNKRAALVSLLVFLDKNSWIFTATEDEIYDFLLRLADHNLLQKDGEQVIGADPETQYCAFWINRRIRQVQRHEHPLQFRQLRQILERYQCSLANPSKGNRINITRGHLTTQIHYQDEGSDVPKETVHKVRKELELDESHGYDSGIFYVAGEHISEFINTYRQLLRKLAKV
- a CDS encoding IS5 family transposase, translating into MRPSPPRKGGDRIGPTRRGNGSKVMLVTDGKGTPLGLHVDSASPGETTLLETVLDDVRVPRTRLPRLIADRGYDSDPLRRVLRRRGTQLIAPHRISRTRSAPQDGRPLRRYRRRWIVERTFAWLHRFRRLVVRYEYYAVMFLAFLHVACLIIALRRL